One stretch of Rosistilla oblonga DNA includes these proteins:
- a CDS encoding glycosyltransferase family 39 protein produces the protein MVALVLRLPSCFDSLWVDELHTAWTIWGDFSDVPSRARLGNQSPVYFAVMWLWHQVVGDTEVALRLSSVLLVACSCLLLVVGIYRLHRDLLLGLLAGGLLAVDRNSIFFGTELRPYAAVILLSTLLVLVCAGALDRRRFWRAIALVVVVAALFWTHYTALLVAAGVLVAFAVKQIVRQRWSGASVASVAVDAMLVWSAVGVAAAVEYRAIVQLWGRRGEWEAFAVPRPLNGANSLSENLSVGFGDIGAMWPWGPAFLIPLSLLVLARLAGARFRMRRWLPFVAAVVLVTLVAYGLATLKVSAVWHRRYIVGLLPVLAWGSAGLWLAAIRGFFASLRPWRLSGRLVSSPMAMLAAAVVPVIVLLFWQGTLENLLRRDLHLVHRGEDWRSAVAAIDELRIAGQPVAVDAGLIEAKRWERSRSEGRGAESAMFLQYLCCPVNNIYPLREVVPLAGVSEEELLRFRQQSADRNSSDREMLWIVARVPQRRHQDVAELLQSFASRQADRAAGGKRLKFATHSFGGVLVIQWRVE, from the coding sequence TTGGTCGCGTTGGTTCTGCGGCTTCCTTCTTGCTTCGATAGCCTGTGGGTCGACGAGCTCCACACCGCGTGGACGATCTGGGGCGATTTTAGCGATGTTCCGTCGCGAGCTCGGTTGGGGAACCAGTCTCCCGTCTACTTCGCGGTGATGTGGTTGTGGCATCAGGTCGTTGGGGATACTGAGGTCGCATTGCGTCTTAGTTCGGTCTTGTTGGTGGCGTGCAGCTGTCTCTTGCTGGTCGTGGGTATCTATCGACTGCATCGCGATCTATTGCTTGGGCTGTTGGCTGGTGGGCTGTTGGCAGTCGATCGGAACAGCATCTTTTTTGGCACCGAACTGCGTCCCTATGCTGCGGTAATTCTGTTGTCGACGCTATTAGTGCTGGTCTGCGCTGGTGCTCTCGATCGTCGCAGGTTTTGGCGAGCGATCGCGTTGGTCGTTGTCGTCGCCGCTTTGTTCTGGACGCACTACACGGCGCTGTTGGTCGCTGCGGGAGTCTTGGTTGCGTTTGCGGTGAAGCAAATCGTCCGGCAGCGTTGGAGCGGTGCTTCGGTAGCGAGTGTTGCTGTCGATGCGATGTTGGTCTGGAGTGCTGTCGGCGTTGCGGCGGCTGTGGAGTACCGCGCGATCGTTCAGTTGTGGGGCAGGCGAGGGGAGTGGGAAGCGTTTGCCGTTCCGCGGCCGTTGAACGGGGCGAATTCGCTGAGCGAGAATCTGTCGGTCGGCTTTGGCGACATCGGCGCGATGTGGCCTTGGGGGCCAGCGTTTTTGATTCCGTTGTCCTTGCTGGTGCTCGCCCGTTTGGCAGGGGCTCGGTTTCGAATGCGGCGGTGGCTTCCGTTTGTCGCCGCGGTTGTGTTGGTCACTTTGGTTGCGTACGGATTGGCGACGCTGAAGGTCTCCGCAGTTTGGCATCGTCGCTACATTGTCGGCCTTCTGCCGGTCTTGGCGTGGGGATCGGCGGGGCTCTGGCTCGCCGCGATCCGCGGGTTTTTTGCGTCGCTGCGACCGTGGCGACTTTCTGGTCGGTTGGTATCTTCGCCGATGGCGATGCTGGCCGCAGCGGTGGTTCCCGTCATCGTATTGCTCTTCTGGCAGGGAACGTTGGAAAACCTACTGCGTCGCGATCTGCACCTGGTGCATCGCGGCGAGGACTGGCGGTCTGCGGTTGCTGCAATCGACGAGCTTCGCATTGCGGGGCAACCGGTCGCCGTCGATGCAGGCTTGATCGAAGCGAAGCGATGGGAGCGGAGTCGCAGCGAGGGACGTGGTGCTGAATCCGCGATGTTCCTTCAGTATCTGTGTTGTCCCGTGAATAATATCTATCCACTGCGCGAAGTCGTTCCGCTGGCTGGCGTCAGCGAAGAGGAGTTGCTTCGCTTTCGGCAGCAGTCGGCCGATCGGAATTCCTCCGATCGCGAGATGTTATGGATCGTAGCGCGCGTTCCGCAGCGGCGTCATCAAGACGTCGCTGAACTGCTGCAGTCGTTTGCCTCGCGTCAAGCAGACCGCGCCGCCGGCGGCAAACGCTTAAAGTTCGCCACGCACAGCTTCGGCGGCGTGCTCGTGATCCAATGGCGAGTCGAGTGA